From Streptomyces yatensis, one genomic window encodes:
- a CDS encoding glycosyltransferase family 2 protein has translation MTAHPRLSIGLPVYNGEEYVAESLDALLGQTYEDFELVISDNASTDGTEDICRKYAAQDSRIRYVRLRRNIGAAPNHNYVFTECRGELFKWASHDDLYARDLLRRCVEALDERPEVVLAHSDQAVIDGEGQVKVPYAYGLATASPHAPERFRSFLFEPGGDDFYGVMRADMLRRVKPHDSYHHADRTFVAQLVLQGPFHQVPELLYFRRDHPTRAERANPSKRSRCVNLDPRRAGRLHPTPRLLAEYVWGFASAIRRAPLSVADRRACYRHLAAWMTSRARPGVGERVEDRAPVDPAKLTVSVDDLVAGREGRRT, from the coding sequence ATGACCGCCCATCCCCGGCTGAGCATCGGCCTGCCCGTGTACAACGGCGAGGAGTACGTGGCCGAATCGCTCGACGCCCTGCTCGGCCAGACCTACGAGGACTTCGAGCTGGTCATCTCCGACAACGCCTCGACCGACGGTACCGAGGACATCTGCCGCAAGTACGCCGCGCAGGACTCACGTATCCGGTACGTCCGGCTGCGCCGGAACATCGGCGCCGCGCCGAACCACAACTACGTGTTCACCGAGTGCCGCGGCGAACTGTTCAAGTGGGCCTCACACGACGACCTGTACGCCCGGGACCTGCTGCGGCGCTGTGTGGAGGCGCTGGACGAGCGGCCGGAGGTGGTCCTGGCACACTCCGACCAGGCGGTCATCGACGGCGAAGGTCAGGTGAAGGTCCCGTACGCGTACGGGCTGGCCACCGCCTCGCCGCACGCGCCGGAGCGCTTCCGCAGCTTCCTGTTCGAGCCCGGTGGCGACGACTTCTACGGGGTGATGCGCGCCGACATGCTGCGCCGGGTGAAGCCGCACGACAGCTATCACCACGCGGACCGGACGTTCGTCGCCCAGCTCGTCCTCCAGGGACCCTTCCACCAGGTGCCGGAGTTGCTGTACTTCCGCCGGGACCACCCCACCCGCGCCGAGCGGGCGAACCCGTCCAAGCGCTCCCGGTGCGTCAACCTGGACCCGCGCCGGGCGGGCCGGCTGCACCCGACGCCCCGGCTGCTGGCGGAGTACGTCTGGGGCTTCGCCTCGGCGATCCGGCGGGCGCCGCTGTCCGTGGCCGACCGGCGCGCCTGCTACCGCCACCTGGCCGCGTGGATGACGAGCCGGGCCCGGCCCGGCGTCGGCGAGCGGGTCGAGGACCGCGCCCCGGTCGACCCGGCGAAGCTCACCGTCTCCGTCGACGACCTCGTCGCGGGACGCGAGGGGCGGCGCACATGA